The Idiomarina loihiensis L2TR genomic sequence AGTCCTTTAAGAAAGCTTTAACAACCAGGGACTTCACTAGTAGTTTAAGAAAGTAGTCTACCCATATATGTAATATGAGCCAATGTAGTTACTTCTACCCATTTTGACGCCCCACCGCAGGAGGGAACTTTTCCGCGTCTAGGTTTATATACAAGGTTTTCGCGCTTTGCCACTTTTTCAATATATTCTTCAGCTTCGCAGTAGTAAGCGCGGAAAAAATCAACGTTTATAACTTTCTCAGCCAAATCGAAAAACTGACCGGTTCCGAACCTACGCATCCCTCCACCTCGAACTACATATAATTCCCGTTCATCAGTGTAAATTATCTTGGGGGTTTGAACGTCATACATTATTTCCGGAGCGATATCTGCATCCGAATACTCAGGCGAAACAACCCCATAATCTCCATAAACTAAACCGAGCTCTCTGTATTTTTCCCAAAGAACCCACTCAACTCGTTTTTTTCTTAGTTCAGAGTGAGGTTTCAATAGCTCAGATATAGATTTAGGAATTGAGGACGATGTCAATATAAAGTAATTAAAAGTTATTTTGCTTTCACTTATTAAAGTAAAAAAATCTTCGAGGTTTATTTCTTGATCAAAACTCTCAAGGTCTAATTGAACTCGGAAATCTATAATCAGGGCTAAATCAATATGGCTAGGAATTTCAGAAACCAAATCCTCCAGCTCCTCTGTAAGAGTTCTAGGAGCGCTAAATTCGCTTGAGTCGACCCTGACGAAAATAGTATCAAAATTATCAACTCTATCGATCACAGCCCTGTTATGATTTTCGGTACGGTCCAAACCAATAACTGGGGAGCAATCTAAATCTGAAAAGGTTTCTAGTACATAGTCATAAAGATGCGTTTTTTCAATTAACACATCTTCATCCAAGTCGTATATATCAATAACAAACGGAAAATAGGCCTTATCTTGTGCTGCTTTCATTTGTCTATAAGAAAGATCAACTTTGCCTTTAATCGCTTCTTCTGTCTCTTCCTCTGATTTCGGGATATCAAAAAAGGGAGTGCAAAGTCCGTCATTTTCTTTCGTCAACTTTACAAAAGCAGAAAGCTCGTTTTTTTTTAACTTTAGAAAAGAAACGTAGTTGTTAATATCCAAAATAATCCCTTATATTTATCCTGTTTACTATATCTGAAAATATCGTGTAGTTATTAGTTTCCTTTCTCACTCGGCCAGCCACAATTGCAGGATGCACGCCTGCTTTATCCGCTATCAAGTGTAAATTTTTAATAGACGGTTTGAAGGTACTTATATTTTGAGCCTTTCTCCAGATACTTCTTGGAATAAGGTTATTTTGGGCAAATATATCTGCCTCACTCTCCAGTTTAGAGTCATTATCAAACTCCATATCCTTTGAATCTAGTATTGGTTCACTTATATTTTCTAGATGTTGGCTAACATGACCTAGCTCATGGAACAAAGTAAACCAAAAATGATCTATTCTTGGATATCTAAGGCTTAGCCCTATATATGGCCTGCCATCTATTGTTTTTCCCGTCACCCCATCAGTTTTTGATTTTGGTAGCGCTTTTTCCACAATTAATATTATTCCTACGCTCTCTAATACATCTATGACATTACTGTAGTTTTCCGGGTCTCTACTTAAAACTTTAAGCTCATTTAAAGTATCCTTACTGAGCTCATCATATCTAGCAATACTCTTTTCTATACACGTTTTATTTGCTTTATCCTCTACAATCTTTGCCCATAAAAAAGACTCATCCCTCTCTTCTTCAAGGTTTCGTCTAAATAGTCTGGAGCCCGAGGTCGAGTTTCGTAATAAAAATTCTCCAATACTTCTCGTTGAGTTGTCTTTTATTACACCTGTGCTAATTAAATCTTTTACTAAACTCTTATTACTAAGCCTCTTAGCATAAGACCATAATTTTGCTAATTCTCGTATAGAACAGTCGTTCTCGCTAGGCCTATGACCATTAATCTGAGATAAGTGAAAGTCTAGATCATTCATTACAAAGCTCCTCAGCAACATTTTGAGGCATCTCAAAATATGTCAAACCTTGCTTATCTGAACTCGAAGGAATACGCTGCATTCCGATTTTGGTGTAATACGGGCATGACTGCGGTAGAGAGTGCAATGAGCAACCTTGTCGATACCCCTCGCTTTCGTTGAAGTATTTAAGTGTAACCTTAATTAACCCCGTACCAAGCCCTTTTTTAGGTGTTGTAGTTTGCGAGACTTTAGCTCTGTTCCAAGGCGCTACACAGATATACTCTATATAAAATATATTTTGTGTATCTATCTCGGACGTAACTGGGTGCTTTGTAATGACTACCGCTTCAATTGATTCGCCACTCTCAGCGGAAAACCATTTATACTCATCGTTAGAGAAGGCTAGCGCTTTACTAGCCCAATTCCAATGAAAATCCTGAAAGCCCTCATCCATTAAGCATTCAATGATCTCTTCTTCAGTCTCGGCCTGATGTTTTTCACAGACATCGTTAATTAACAATGCTAGAGAAGCACTCCACTCGTCGTTAAATTTTAAAACCTTCTTTATATCTTGTCCTTCCAGGTAATCAATACCCAATCCATTATCTGAGGCGATATTGTTGCGCATTTTTAATCCTTTAACTAAAGCGTCTCAATTTTTAGAAAAAACGAGGAGTATCTTTGGGACTTAATAATGAGGATGTAGCTTCAATATACATGTGCTGTATATTTTTTCAACGTAAAATCGAATAAAGCAGCTACAACAGAGCTACATAAGCGCCATTAAATTCAAAAAAGTTGGCGGATACTAACTAGGTAATCTTTTAAATAAGTGGTGGCCCCTCCCAGATTTGAACTGGGGACCAACCGATTATGAGTCGGGTGCTCTAACCACTGAGCTAAGGGGCCATTTTTGATTGGAAGCTGTGAAGCGGCGCAAATTATACGAACTTTTTAGGCTTTTGTCATGGGTATCAGCACGTTAAATCGTGAAGTTTTATCAACTTTTTCATAACTGATGTCGCCACCCTGGCTGTGCAGCGTGTCCCGCACTACCTTAAGGCCTATGCCATACTGTGTTGGTGACAGCTCGTCGGCGTGGAAGAGTAAATGCTTGTTTTTCTCTTCTATCCCCGTGCTTTCGTCGCTAACGGCAATTTTTATAAAGTTTTCTTCGGTGGTTGCCTGCAGCATAATTTCGGAATTTATCGGCACAAAGCTCATTATATGGCGTATTAAGTAGTCCATTGCAAAGCGCACAAGTAAGGGGTCAGCCTCTAGCTTCAGCCCTTTTTCTGCTATGGCGGTTAACGTAATATCTTTTTCGTTACCATGGCCTTCGTGGTAGTCGGCCAGATTATGCAGAAAGTCTTCTACATCCATTGAAACGGCTTTGCCATTGCCCATTTCTGAGGTGACTTTTTCAAACGAATTAAACAGCTCGGTTAGCTGCGAAACCTTGTGCTTAATGTCGTCTTCACTCATTTTTGAGAGCTTGCGCTGCATGTCTTCCAGGTCAGCTAATGCCAGCGCTGTCATAGAGCGGGCAATGCGCCCCACCAGGGTTTTCTGGTTAGCCATAATCACTTTGTTCATCTGCTGGCTAAGCTCACGCTCTTTGGCCTGAATTTTCTGACGCGCCTGATACAGCAACAGCAATAATGGCTGTATTTCTGGTATTTCGGTGGTAACGGTAACGGCCTGAGAACTGTCTTCAGCCTGCGCCACAATGCGGTCACGTTCAGAGTGCCAGTTGCGGTTAAATACCGACTCGCACACCACCAGTATGCCGCCAATAATGGCAAGCAACACAAAGAGTACGCTTACAATAATAGAAAAGTCGGGCGGTACCAGCTGCACTTCTTTTTTTAGCCAAATGCCCAGGTTGTAATGGTTTGTCTCGGGGCAAGCAGCGACTACTGCCGCGACCCGGTCATTCGACTGTACCGAAACCACCTCGCGCTGCTGCTCTAACGAGCGCTGTACTGCAGAACGAACAATAGGAACATCGTCATTACTAATGCCAATTTCCGAGGCGCTACTGCCGCTGGTAGGGAATGCAAAGCCCATAAAACCTTGGGCTGTGTGCCAGAAGCCACCTTTAACACCCTTAGTGTCGCCTATAGCGTCGCTGAGTGCCTGATGCATTAAGTCGGGGTTGGCCACTTGTTGCTGCGGTGATTCAGAAGCAGGGAAAAGGCTATTTACCGCTAACTGCACATTCTGGCAGGAACGACTCATGGCATTTTGGTTGCGCTGCAGAGTTTCACTTGCCGAGAACCAGAACGCAACTAACAAACCGCCGACAGCTACTGCAATTATGGCAATAGCTAACCAGCGGTTATGTTTAGTGTGAGATGAGAGAGACTGCACTTACCTCACTCTCTGTTTCTAAGGTAAATTGTAAAAGCTGCGGGCATTTTGATAAAAAACTTTATCAACGGCCTCTTCGCTATCCAGAGCATTCACAATATTAGTGATGTCTGAAGGCTCGAATGAACGGTTACTACGCGTGCCTGGTAAATCGGTGCCAAACATCAACGCGTCCGGGTTCGTTTCATTCAGGGTTTTAATCGCCTCTTCAATATTCACTTCAGTACGACCAAAACCACTGGCTTTAATTTTTACGCCACCTTCGGCTAAACGACGAACCTGAGACAGGCCAGACTTCGCCATACCTAAGTGGTCGACACTGAGTTTCGGCAATTTAAGCAGAGTAGGAACCATGTCGTCCAGCTCGCGGCTGTCAACATAGATTTCCAAATGCCATCCGGCTAAGTCCCAAATGCGCTTACCAAAATCAACAATACCTTCAATATCACGATGTACACCGCGCTTTAAATTAACGCGCACACCGCGAATGCCGTGCTCTTTCAACTGCTGAATTTTTTCATCGCTAACAGTTCCCGGCAACTGGGTAACACCCACAAAATTGTTGCCCAGGTTTTCCAGCGCGGCTTTCAGGTAGCGCTGTTCAAAACCCTGGAACGAACCTGACACAATGACTCCGCCTTCAATAGGCATGCCACGTACCAGGTTACGATAGTCATCAATGTAAAAAGGCTCAGGGATATGACCTTGGTTTTCAATTAGCGGAAACTCGTCATCATAAATGTGTAAATGCGAGTCAATAATACGTTTCGGCCAATTGTCACGGTTGTTACCCATGCTGCCTCCTTTGTCAGAGAATATCTTACTCATCCAAGAACGATTTAAGCTGCTCTGAGCGGCTTGGATGGCGAAGCTTTCTTAATGCTTTGGCTTCAATTTGACGGATTCGTTCACGCGTCACATCAAACTGCTTGCCCACTTCTTCTAAAGTATGGTCGGTATTCATATCAATACCAAAGCGCATACGCAATACTTTCGCTTCACGTGCCGTTAAACCACCCAGTACATCGCGAACCGAGTTACGCAGGCTTTCTGATGTTGCCGAGTCAATTGGCAAGTCCAGCGTGTTGTCTTCAATAAAGTCACCCAGATGCGAATCTTCATCGTCGCCAATTGGGGTTTCCATTGAAATAGGTTCTTTCGCTATTTTCAGTACTTTGCGAATTTTGTCTTCCGGCATCATCATGCGCTCTGCCAGTTCTTCCGGCAGTGGCTCGCGACCCATTTCCTGCAACATTTGGCGAGAAATACGGTTCAGCTTATTGATGGTTTCAATCATATGAACCGGGATACGAATAGTACGTGCCTGGTCCGCAATTGAACGGGTAATTGCCTGACGGATCCACCAAGTCGCATAAGTTGAGAACTTATAACCACGGCGGTATTCGAATTTGTCCACGGCTTTCATCAAACCAATGTTACCTTCCTGAATTAAGTCCAGGAACTGTAAACCACGGTTGGTGTATTTTTTAGCAATAGAGATAACCAAACGCAGGTTAGCTTCAACCATTTCTTTTTTCGCACGACGCGCTTTGGCTTCGCCAATGGACATGCGACGGTTAATTTCTTTAACTTTACCAATGGTTAAGCCAGTTTCGCGTTCTACGTCAACCAGCTTGTTTACGCAGCGTTCAATTTCGCCGCGAACTTCTTTCAATGTGTCGGAGTAGCTTGCACCAGAGTCAATTTCTTTATCAACCCAGGCCATGTTGTTTTCATGGGTGGCAAAAGCTTTCATGAAGTTGCGTTTAGGCATTTCGCCCTGTTCAACGCTTATCTTCATAATAATACGTTCCTGCACACGGACACGCTGCATCATGGCACGCATGTCTTTAACCAAACGGTCAAATTGCTTAGGAACCAAACGGAACTGTTTGAATAAGTCGCTTAACTTGTCGATTTCAACACGAGCACCTGCACCATCACGACCATGCTTAGCAATGGCCTGACGTGTAGCTTCGTATTGTTCGCGCAGTGCATTAAATTTGCTGCGTGCGAATTCCGGATCAATACCGGTATCCGCTTCTTCCTCGTCTTCGTCATCATCGTCGTCTGATTTTTCCAGCTCTTCGCTTGGAAGTTCAGAACCAACGTTAGTAGCAGCTACAGGCGCTTCGTCTACTTCGTCTGGGTCGATGAATCCGGAAATAATGTCGGTTAAGCGCAGCTCTTCGGCTTCGTAGGAGTCCCACTGCTCAAGCAAGAAGTTAATGGCTTCCGGGTACTCAGCAACAGAGCACTGAACCTGGTTAATGCCTTCTTCAATACGCTTGGCAATATCAATTTCGCCTTCACGAGTCAGTAGCTCAACGGTACCCATTTCACGCATGTACATGCGCACTGGGTCAGTTGTGCGACCAATTTCGCCATCGACAGAGGCTAATGCTTGCGCGGCTTCTTCGGCAGCGTCTTCATCTGCAGCACTTTCTGCCATCATCAGATCATCGGCATCGGGTGCGCTTTCAAACACGCGAATACCCATGTCGTTGATCATGCGAATAATGTCTTCAACCTGATCGGAATCAACAATTTCCTGAGGTAAATGGTCATTGACCTCAGCAAATGTCAAAAACCCTTGTTCTTTGCCTTTCGCAATAAGGACCTTAAGTTGCGATTGCCGATTCTGCTGCATACAGACGTTCCACCTGTGACTGTGAATGTAGAGTATCCAAAATGACCAAATAGTATATCAGAATACTGATTTTGAAGCTAGCGTAAGGCGTACCCAGATGTACTATCTTGCCTTACTCAAATACTGAATCAGCGTCTGATATTCCTGACGCTCAACTCGTGTTAATGCGCCTTCCTGCTCTTTCTTTAAAAGTGCGTTCGCGCGCTGCTCAAAATATTGGTCAATTAGATAAATAAATATATCGTTAAATTCTTGCTCAACGTTGTCTTCGTCAAGCTGATGTTGCCATAACGCGAGTTTCTGCAAAGGCTGGTAATACTCAGTATCGCGCCAGCCTTCTAACACCTGCGCCGTGGTCATTTGGCGTTCTGCACACTGCTTGTGCAAAGCAATAAGTAAATCAATGCCGCTAACCTGTAGCTCTCGCAGTTCTTCACGAACCGGAACCGATTGCGCCAGTTGCGGGTATTGCAATAACAAAGCAATGGCCTTGCGTAACGGCGTCATTTTTACGCTTTCTTTTGGTCGCGACTGACGTTGCGGCTTTTCAAACTGACGTTCCAGTTGCGACGTTTCGCGGCGAAGCTTTTCTGCTAAACGCTGCATTAAGGTGTCGCGATAATATTCACTCGCCACTTTCTCAATTAAGGGTTTCGCAATATTCAGTAATTGCGAGCGTCCGGCGTCGCTACTAACGTCAATATCGGCCTGTAAATGCTCGAAGAAATATTCAGTGAATGGTGTCGCCTTTTTTAATTCACGCTCAAAGGCTTCGGCACCGTGCTCGCGCACAACTGAATCTGGGTCTTCGCCTTCCGGCAAGAACAGAAACGCCATATCCAGGCCATCGCGCAACAGTGGCAAGGCATTTTCTAATGCACGCCAGGCGGCGTCGCGGCCTGCGCGGTCACCGTCGTAACAACAAACAATTCTGCCACTAGTACGGAATAAACGCTGTAATTGTTCACTGGTAGTAGCCGTACCCAAAGACGCAACGGCGTAGTGAATGCCTGCTTCGGACAAAGCCACCACGTCCATATAGCCTTCGACAATACAAACCTGTTCTGGTTTCCTTACGGCCTGTTGCATATGCCAGTAACCGTATAGCTCACTGCCTTTGTGAAACAGGCGGGTTTCCGGAGAGTTTAAGTACTTAGGTCCGTCGCCATCAATAATGCGACCACCAAAGCCCACCACCCGGCCACGCCGGTCATGAATAGGAAACATGACCCGGTCACGAAAAAAGTCGTAATGCCGGCCTTTCTCGTTACGGTTAATAAGCTTTAATTCCAGTAACTGCTGGCGTTGCGGGGCCGAGCTGCCAAATGTGCTTAGCAGGCCGTCCCAGGCGTCGGGTGCATAGCCAATTTGAAAACGTTTTACCGTTTCGCCGCTTAAACCCCGACCTTTTAAGTAGTCTATAACCCGATTTGAGTTTTCATGGTGCTTTAACTGATGCTGGAAAAAACGAGCTGTTTTACTCATAAGCTCCGAGTCGTCCTGCATCTGTTGCTGTTTCTTTTGTGCTAACTGAGGGTTCTCCGGTTGTTCCCGCGGAACCTCAACTCCCATAATGCCGGCCAGTTCTTCCACCGCATCGGGGAAGTTTAAACCGTCAAATTCCATTAGAAAATCAATAGCGTTACCGTGCTCCCCACAGCCAAAGCAATGGTAAAACTGCTTGTCCTGGCTAACGGTAAACGACGGCGTTTTCTCATTATGGAACGGGCAACAGGCCTGATGGTTTCTACCGGCCTTTTTCAACGGTACGCGGCTATCAACTATTTCAACAATGTCTGCTCGTTCGAGCAAATCATGGATAAAGCTTTTGGGGATCAGGCCTGCCATATTGTTTCAATACCGAAGTTGCGAAAACAAGAAAGTTGCGAAAACAAAAAGTAGCAGAAACACGAAAGCCGCGACGATATAGTCACGGCTTTCAGCACTTTACGGAAAAGTGAACACTCAAATTGTCGTAGGTATGGTCTTAGTAAAGACGAGTACGACGAGCGTTATCACGAGACAGTTTTTTCGCGTGACGCTTTACCGCAGCAGCTTTCTTGCGCTTACGCTCTGAAGTCGGCTTTTCATAGTGCTCGCGACGACGAACTTCAGAGAGAACACCTGCTTTTTCACAAGAGCGCTTAAAGCGACGCAAAGCTACGTCAAACGGCTCGTTTTCTTTCACTTTAACGACTGGCATTAAAAAATCACCTCGGGTAAATTATCTGTTTCGGTTAAAAATTAACCACTACGGGTTCAATTGGTGCTGAATTGTACCGACTCAGATTCGCCTTGTAAAGTGTTATCCGAAGCATCCCATCCAGGGTCATTATCGCTAAGCAGTTCGCGGACTGGCGTAGAGTGAAGGAAAAGCTTACTGACTAAATCCTGTAAATTATTTGGTTTTTCTTTGTACGACAAACCGAGTTGCCATAACTGCGGGCCGACCGACCGAATACTTCGGGTTATCAGTTGCTGAAGCAAAATGGTTTCGTCGTCTGTTTTGACTCTGACTTCAGCTTCTAAACCTCTGCTGTCCTCGATATTAACCGGCGAGGTGCCAAAGTAATTAAATGCGATACCTTTATTGGAAATATCCACAATTTTACCGGTAAGAGGCTCACCGAGTTTATCTTTTAGCTGCAGCTGGAGTCTTGCATCGCAATTTACGCCAACCCTTGGTGACGACCGCAGAATTTCCACACTGGCATTTCTGGGGTAACTGACAAACAAAAGTTTTTGTGGGTATTGGGTAATGTGGAGAATGTCGACCACGCCGGTTACCTGCTCGCCTTTCGGAGAGACCGTTTTTATTGCAACATTCTTTTCTGTAGCCAGCATTGGCAAGATATCTTGCCAGCAATACTGTCTGGAAAGTTCCAGAATAAGATAATCAGGATGCTGTTGACCCACTAGCGTCATATTTAAGCGTTTATAGCTCTGCTTATCTTTAATCTGGACTTCGACGGACTGCCTGAATCCACTGTTTGCCAAAACATCGCTGTTCTCCCGCATCAGTGTTAACCCCTGCTTTATTATTTTTATGAAACTCATCATAGCTTATATCTAAGGTTTTTTAAGCCACAGACTAATTATTTTTGTTTGATGTCAATTGACGTCATTTAATGCATACACTGTAAGCTCTTCCTCAAAACCTGTTGTTTGGTGTTTGTCATCGTTAGACTGGATTTGAGCTTAAGTAGTAAGGATACGAGTTTGGCTGAAGTGCATCCGGACAACAATTTTCCCTATCCAATACCAGCGCGTTACCAGTCAATAAAATTGCTGGGACAAGGTGGTAGTGGCCTGGTCTATAAAGCCTACGACCAGCGTTTAAAACGCACGGTTGCGATTAAGTTTGCCCGCTCGCCCTCTATTGTCAGCCGCCACAGGCTGGTAAATGAAGCGCGTTTGTTATCCAGTGTTGACCACCCTGCTCTTTGCCGCGTGTTTGATGTTGGCGAACCGGAAGTTTCTTCCTCTTCACTGTTTATGGTGCTTGAGTACATTGAAGGCAAACCTTTAAGCAAGCAACGCAGCTGCCTGTCTGTTTATGACGCCGCCAAAGTGGTTAAATCTCTTACTGACGGGGTTTGTCGTATGCACGAGGCTGGTTACGCTCACAACGATATTACCGCCCAGAACATTATGATCCGCTCAGCAGACAATGCTGAAGGCGAGAGCAATAATTCCGCGGTTCTGGTTGATTTGAGCATTGCGGCACCGAGTTCACCCACAACCATTAAGCGCGATATATACCAACTGGGCGCGTTACTTTTGTCGTTACTGACTAACATGAAGCCGGAGCATTTTTTTCAGCACCCAATAACGCACCGCAACCGGCTTCCTGCCGAACTCAGTCGCATAGTAAAGAAAGCGCTCTCGGCTGAGCCAAATGAAGGTTTTCAGCATTGCCGTGAGCTTCAGCAGGAGCTTGATGGCTGGCTCCGTAACTATCAGTTAAGAAAACGTTTCTTCTGGCTGGGGGCTGGTGGTGCTGCCATTTTGGTTATTATTTTTGTCTTGTTCATTTTTTTGCGGGAGCAGACAAACCGACATTTGCTGGACGGTTACTCGGTTGAACAGAACCAATACGCACATGCGCTTGTTTTTGCTCATTATTCACGACATCTTGCCAACGGCGGCCAGCTTCAACAGGCAGCGGAGCAGGCTGAGTTAGCGCTTACCCACTTCGACGACGCTGTAGCAAGCAGTCCTGAGCTGCTGAAGTACCACTCTGAACGCGCTCATTTTGTGCTAAGTTCAGACAATATTTTTACCCGCTCACAACGCACGACTATGCTGCTTAATGCCATTAATGAACTGGGTAACCCGGATATCTATGAAGAAAAAGCGGCTGCCCATTATTTGCGGGCAGAAATGTATTTAGGTCTCGCTGAACTTAATAGCGAACAACCACATTTAGTTGAACGATGGAAAGCATCTGCGCTGAGTTCAGTAGAAGCAGCGATCAAGCACCAGCCTGATGTCGATCGCTACCAGCAATTACGTACTGAAATCGATAAGTCTCAGTCCAGTGCCGGGACGGATTGATCTCTTAAGCGGTAAAACTCTTTTACATAGTCATCAAAAGTACCGGCATCCAGTGCGTCGCGCATATCACTCATTACTTTTTGATAAAAGCGCAGGTTATGAATGGTATTCAGGCGTGACCCCAACATCTCATTGGTACGATCCAAATGGTGCAAATACGCCCGCGAATAATTTTTGCAGGTATAGCAGTCGCAGTTTTCATCCAGCGGAGAGGTGTCTGTACGGTGCACCGCATTACGGATTTTTACTACGCCAGTGCTAATAAATAAGTGACCGTTACGCGCGTTACGCGTTGGCATAACGCAGTCGAACATATCAATGCCGCGACGTACGGCTTCAACTAAGTCTTCCGGCTTGCCCACACCCATTAAATAGCGAGGTTTTTGCTCGGGCATTTGCGGCGCAGTGTGCTCTAAAATGCGCATCATATCTTCTTTCGGCTCACCTACCGACAAACCACCAATAGCGTAACCGTCGAACCCGATATCGGTCAGACCTTTCAGAGAAATATCGCGCAGCTCTTCGTACATACCGCCCTGAATAATACCGAATAACGCCGCTTTGCTCTCACCGTGCTCTTGTTTAGAGCGTTCGGCCCAGCGCAGCGAAAGCTCCATTGAACTGCGCGCTTCTGCCTGCGTGGCAGGAAACGGCGTGCATTCATCAAATATCATGACAATATCTGAACCCAGCTCGCGTTGAACCTGCATAGACTTTTCCGGGGTCAGCAGTATTTTCTCACCGTTAATGGGCGAACGGAAAGTCACGCCCTCTTCGGTAATTTTACGAAGCTCACCCAGACTGAACACCTGAAAACCGCCGGAGTCGGTCAGAATAGGCTTGTCCCAGTTCATAAAGTCGTGCAAGTCGCCATGCTGCTGGATAATTTGCGTACCCGGACGCAGCATTAAGTGAAAGGTATTACCCAGGCAGATTTGTGCGCCGGTGTCTTTTACCTCTTCTGGTGTCATACCTTTTACGGTACCCAGAGTACCTACCGGCATAAACGCTGGCGTTTCTACGGTTCCACGTTCAAATACCATGCGCCCACGACGCGCGCGACCACTGGTTTTGTCTAATTCAAATTTCATTGTCATAAGTATTCACTTCAGTGTATTAAGTTTAGCGCTGTAACAGCATGGCGTCGCCGTAGCTAAAAAAGCGATAGCGCTCTTTAATGGCTTCATTATAAGCCTTCATAATTAAATCACGACCAACAAATGCCGAAACCAGCATAATGAGCGTGGACTCGGGCAGGTGAAAGTTGGTTATCATGCTATCGACCACTTTAAATTCATAACCCGGATAAATAAAA encodes the following:
- a CDS encoding beta family protein, which encodes MDINNYVSFLKLKKNELSAFVKLTKENDGLCTPFFDIPKSEEETEEAIKGKVDLSYRQMKAAQDKAYFPFVIDIYDLDEDVLIEKTHLYDYVLETFSDLDCSPVIGLDRTENHNRAVIDRVDNFDTIFVRVDSSEFSAPRTLTEELEDLVSEIPSHIDLALIIDFRVQLDLESFDQEINLEDFFTLISESKITFNYFILTSSSIPKSISELLKPHSELRKKRVEWVLWEKYRELGLVYGDYGVVSPEYSDADIAPEIMYDVQTPKIIYTDERELYVVRGGGMRRFGTGQFFDLAEKVINVDFFRAYYCEAEEYIEKVAKRENLVYKPRRGKVPSCGGASKWVEVTTLAHITYMGRLLS
- a CDS encoding ImmA/IrrE family metallo-endopeptidase produces the protein MNDLDFHLSQINGHRPSENDCSIRELAKLWSYAKRLSNKSLVKDLISTGVIKDNSTRSIGEFLLRNSTSGSRLFRRNLEEERDESFLWAKIVEDKANKTCIEKSIARYDELSKDTLNELKVLSRDPENYSNVIDVLESVGIILIVEKALPKSKTDGVTGKTIDGRPYIGLSLRYPRIDHFWFTLFHELGHVSQHLENISEPILDSKDMEFDNDSKLESEADIFAQNNLIPRSIWRKAQNISTFKPSIKNLHLIADKAGVHPAIVAGRVRKETNNYTIFSDIVNRINIRDYFGY
- a CDS encoding GNAT family N-acetyltransferase produces the protein MRNNIASDNGLGIDYLEGQDIKKVLKFNDEWSASLALLINDVCEKHQAETEEEIIECLMDEGFQDFHWNWASKALAFSNDEYKWFSAESGESIEAVVITKHPVTSEIDTQNIFYIEYICVAPWNRAKVSQTTTPKKGLGTGLIKVTLKYFNESEGYRQGCSLHSLPQSCPYYTKIGMQRIPSSSDKQGLTYFEMPQNVAEELCNE
- a CDS encoding sensor histidine kinase, which translates into the protein MQSLSSHTKHNRWLAIAIIAVAVGGLLVAFWFSASETLQRNQNAMSRSCQNVQLAVNSLFPASESPQQQVANPDLMHQALSDAIGDTKGVKGGFWHTAQGFMGFAFPTSGSSASEIGISNDDVPIVRSAVQRSLEQQREVVSVQSNDRVAAVVAACPETNHYNLGIWLKKEVQLVPPDFSIIVSVLFVLLAIIGGILVVCESVFNRNWHSERDRIVAQAEDSSQAVTVTTEIPEIQPLLLLLYQARQKIQAKERELSQQMNKVIMANQKTLVGRIARSMTALALADLEDMQRKLSKMSEDDIKHKVSQLTELFNSFEKVTSEMGNGKAVSMDVEDFLHNLADYHEGHGNEKDITLTAIAEKGLKLEADPLLVRFAMDYLIRHIMSFVPINSEIMLQATTEENFIKIAVSDESTGIEEKNKHLLFHADELSPTQYGIGLKVVRDTLHSQGGDISYEKVDKTSRFNVLIPMTKA
- a CDS encoding amidohydrolase family protein codes for the protein MGNNRDNWPKRIIDSHLHIYDDEFPLIENQGHIPEPFYIDDYRNLVRGMPIEGGVIVSGSFQGFEQRYLKAALENLGNNFVGVTQLPGTVSDEKIQQLKEHGIRGVRVNLKRGVHRDIEGIVDFGKRIWDLAGWHLEIYVDSRELDDMVPTLLKLPKLSVDHLGMAKSGLSQVRRLAEGGVKIKASGFGRTEVNIEEAIKTLNETNPDALMFGTDLPGTRSNRSFEPSDITNIVNALDSEEAVDKVFYQNARSFYNLP
- the rpoD gene encoding RNA polymerase sigma factor RpoD, which codes for MQQNRQSQLKVLIAKGKEQGFLTFAEVNDHLPQEIVDSDQVEDIIRMINDMGIRVFESAPDADDLMMAESAADEDAAEEAAQALASVDGEIGRTTDPVRMYMREMGTVELLTREGEIDIAKRIEEGINQVQCSVAEYPEAINFLLEQWDSYEAEELRLTDIISGFIDPDEVDEAPVAATNVGSELPSEELEKSDDDDDEDEEEADTGIDPEFARSKFNALREQYEATRQAIAKHGRDGAGARVEIDKLSDLFKQFRLVPKQFDRLVKDMRAMMQRVRVQERIIMKISVEQGEMPKRNFMKAFATHENNMAWVDKEIDSGASYSDTLKEVRGEIERCVNKLVDVERETGLTIGKVKEINRRMSIGEAKARRAKKEMVEANLRLVISIAKKYTNRGLQFLDLIQEGNIGLMKAVDKFEYRRGYKFSTYATWWIRQAITRSIADQARTIRIPVHMIETINKLNRISRQMLQEMGREPLPEELAERMMMPEDKIRKVLKIAKEPISMETPIGDDEDSHLGDFIEDNTLDLPIDSATSESLRNSVRDVLGGLTAREAKVLRMRFGIDMNTDHTLEEVGKQFDVTRERIRQIEAKALRKLRHPSRSEQLKSFLDE
- the dnaG gene encoding DNA primase; its protein translation is MAGLIPKSFIHDLLERADIVEIVDSRVPLKKAGRNHQACCPFHNEKTPSFTVSQDKQFYHCFGCGEHGNAIDFLMEFDGLNFPDAVEELAGIMGVEVPREQPENPQLAQKKQQQMQDDSELMSKTARFFQHQLKHHENSNRVIDYLKGRGLSGETVKRFQIGYAPDAWDGLLSTFGSSAPQRQQLLELKLINRNEKGRHYDFFRDRVMFPIHDRRGRVVGFGGRIIDGDGPKYLNSPETRLFHKGSELYGYWHMQQAVRKPEQVCIVEGYMDVVALSEAGIHYAVASLGTATTSEQLQRLFRTSGRIVCCYDGDRAGRDAAWRALENALPLLRDGLDMAFLFLPEGEDPDSVVREHGAEAFERELKKATPFTEYFFEHLQADIDVSSDAGRSQLLNIAKPLIEKVASEYYRDTLMQRLAEKLRRETSQLERQFEKPQRQSRPKESVKMTPLRKAIALLLQYPQLAQSVPVREELRELQVSGIDLLIALHKQCAERQMTTAQVLEGWRDTEYYQPLQKLALWQHQLDEDNVEQEFNDIFIYLIDQYFEQRANALLKKEQEGALTRVERQEYQTLIQYLSKAR